Proteins found in one Clostridium kluyveri DSM 555 genomic segment:
- the pstB gene encoding phosphate ABC transporter ATP-binding protein PstB: protein MNIIQTEDLDLYYGSNQALKKINLGVEKNSVTALIGPSGCGKSTFLRTLNRMNDLIDSVKIEGEVFFEGKNIYRDYDVIDLRKRVGMVFQSPNPFPMSIYDNVAYGPRIHGMKKKSILDELVENSLRDAAIWDEVKDRLDRNALGLSGGQQQRLCIARTLAVQPDVLLMDEPTSALDPISTLRIEELMDVLKKKYTIIIVTHNMQQAGRISDYTAFFLNGEIIEAEKTEDIFYKPKDKRTEDYITGRFG from the coding sequence ATGAATATAATACAGACAGAAGACCTTGATTTATATTATGGTTCCAATCAAGCTCTTAAAAAGATAAATCTAGGTGTGGAAAAAAATTCTGTTACAGCTTTAATAGGACCTTCAGGATGTGGAAAATCAACTTTTTTAAGAACTTTAAATAGGATGAATGATTTAATAGATTCGGTTAAAATTGAAGGGGAAGTATTTTTTGAAGGTAAAAATATATACAGAGATTATGACGTTATAGATTTAAGGAAAAGAGTTGGAATGGTATTTCAAAGTCCTAACCCATTTCCCATGTCTATATATGATAATGTAGCCTATGGGCCAAGAATACATGGTATGAAGAAAAAAAGCATATTAGACGAATTAGTAGAGAATAGCTTAAGAGATGCAGCCATTTGGGATGAGGTGAAAGATAGATTAGACAGAAATGCACTTGGCCTATCTGGAGGACAACAGCAAAGGTTGTGCATAGCAAGAACTCTTGCTGTACAGCCAGATGTACTTTTAATGGATGAACCTACTTCAGCACTGGATCCCATATCTACATTGAGAATAGAAGAACTTATGGATGTGTTAAAGAAGAAATATACCATAATAATAGTGACTCATAATATGCAGCAGGCAGGGAGAATATCCGATTATACTGCCTTTTTCTTAAATGGGGAAATTATTGAAGCCGAAAAAACAGAAGATATTTTTTATAAACCTAAAGATAAGAGAACAGAGGATTATATCACAGGAAGATTTGGCTAA
- the phoU gene encoding phosphate signaling complex protein PhoU: MTRKAFDYALEEMHNDVLRMGSMVEKQIHQCIEALVKQDENLAKETIKNDDLVDGLYREIEDKCIKLTAKEQPLAIDLRTIFTTARIITDLERMADHAVDIAKITIKLKGEKYVKKLIDIGKMSKIVNDMIKKALDAYVDRDVDETYAACKMDDEIDRLYKHVFKELIEIMSEDHDKINQATQLLFVCKYLERIADHVTNICEGTIYLVTGEQKDLNE, from the coding sequence ATGACCAGAAAGGCATTTGACTATGCATTGGAAGAAATGCATAATGATGTATTGAGAATGGGGAGTATGGTAGAAAAACAAATTCATCAGTGTATAGAGGCACTAGTTAAACAGGACGAGAATTTGGCAAAAGAGACCATAAAAAATGATGATTTAGTAGATGGTCTATATAGAGAGATAGAAGATAAATGTATAAAACTCACTGCAAAAGAACAGCCTCTGGCCATAGATCTAAGGACAATATTTACAACAGCTAGAATAATAACAGATCTTGAAAGGATGGCAGATCATGCCGTAGATATAGCCAAAATAACTATAAAGCTTAAAGGTGAAAAGTATGTAAAAAAGCTGATAGACATAGGTAAAATGTCTAAAATAGTTAATGATATGATAAAAAAGGCCCTGGATGCCTATGTAGATAGAGATGTTGATGAAACCTATGCTGCTTGTAAAATGGATGATGAAATAGATAGATTGTATAAGCATGTGTTTAAGGAATTAATAGAGATTATGAGTGAAGATCATGATAAAATAAACCAAGCTACTCAGCTTTTGTTCGTTTGTAAATATTTAGAGAGAATAGCGGATCATGTAACTAACATATGCGAGGGAACCATATATTTAGTTACAGGAGAGCAAAAAGATTTAAATGAATAG
- a CDS encoding DUF47 domain-containing protein, whose protein sequence is MFTFTPKEDKFYEFFVQTANIAYKASKMLLDFLDDLENSEKNLKKLKEVEHQGDKKQHELLEQLNSTFITPFDREDIYVIAKDTDDIIDLIESTASRFVMFNVNECTDEARSLSKMIVDCCKELISIMEELKNMKTSKHLAKRIIEVNRIEEQGDILSRKAIGDIFRKDMKVIDVIKWREIYQYLEDTLDACEDLANVIEGVVMKNA, encoded by the coding sequence ATGTTTACTTTTACTCCAAAAGAGGACAAGTTTTATGAGTTCTTTGTGCAAACTGCAAATATTGCTTATAAAGCTTCAAAAATGTTATTAGATTTTTTGGACGATCTTGAAAATTCAGAAAAAAATTTAAAAAAATTAAAAGAGGTGGAACACCAAGGAGATAAAAAACAACATGAACTATTAGAACAGCTAAACAGCACATTTATTACTCCATTTGATAGAGAGGATATATATGTTATAGCAAAGGATACAGATGATATTATTGACCTTATAGAATCTACAGCTAGTAGATTTGTAATGTTCAATGTAAATGAATGTACTGATGAAGCCCGTAGTTTAAGTAAAATGATAGTTGATTGCTGCAAGGAACTGATTTCTATAATGGAAGAGTTAAAAAATATGAAAACAAGCAAACATCTAGCTAAGAGGATAATAGAAGTAAATAGAATAGAAGAACAAGGAGATATTCTTTCAAGAAAAGCTATTGGAGATATATTTAGGAAAGATATGAAAGTTATAGATGTTATAAAATGGAGAGAAATATATCAATATTTAGAAGATACACTGGATGCTTGTGAAGATTTAGCTAATGTTATCGAAGGGGTAGTAATGAAAAATGCTTAG
- a CDS encoding inorganic phosphate transporter, with the protein MLSGTLILTVVIVIIALVFDIINGFHDSANAIACCVSTRVLTLKDAVVMSAFFNFIGAFMSVKVAQTVGKGIVNPNDITQNVIIAALLGAIIWNLITWYFGIPSSSSHALIGGLVGSAIVYKSSFLIINWGSLFFEVILWLILSPIMGFIIGFVFMTIMNMILKNTRPSTVTKIFSKAQIFSAMLIAFNHGGNDAQKTMGIITMTLVSTGFLQVFAVPLWVKVCCALAMALGTGLGGKKIIKTMGCKMAKMAPVNGFSAEMGASAVIFTATMFNAPVSTTHIITTAIMGVGASKRFSAVRWAVVKDIVFAWIVTIPGCALISGVLVFLVELI; encoded by the coding sequence ATGCTTAGCGGTACTTTAATTTTAACGGTAGTAATAGTAATAATTGCATTGGTATTTGATATAATAAATGGTTTCCATGATAGTGCGAATGCTATAGCTTGTTGTGTATCTACCAGGGTTCTGACACTTAAAGATGCGGTAGTAATGTCAGCTTTTTTTAATTTTATAGGAGCATTTATGAGTGTAAAGGTAGCACAAACAGTGGGAAAAGGTATAGTAAATCCCAATGATATTACTCAGAATGTAATTATAGCAGCACTTTTAGGGGCTATAATATGGAATTTAATAACCTGGTATTTTGGAATACCAAGCAGTTCTTCTCATGCATTAATAGGAGGGTTAGTCGGTTCTGCTATTGTATATAAAAGTTCTTTTCTCATAATCAATTGGGGAAGTCTTTTTTTTGAAGTTATACTTTGGCTTATACTATCACCTATAATGGGATTTATAATAGGATTTGTATTTATGACTATTATGAATATGATTTTAAAAAATACAAGACCCAGTACAGTAACCAAGATTTTTTCAAAAGCCCAGATATTTTCTGCTATGCTGATAGCTTTTAATCATGGAGGAAATGATGCGCAAAAGACCATGGGAATTATAACTATGACCCTGGTAAGTACAGGTTTTCTTCAGGTATTTGCTGTTCCGTTGTGGGTAAAAGTTTGCTGTGCACTGGCTATGGCTTTAGGTACAGGCCTTGGCGGAAAAAAGATAATAAAAACTATGGGATGTAAAATGGCTAAAATGGCACCTGTAAATGGCTTTTCAGCAGAAATGGGAGCCTCAGCAGTAATATTTACCGCCACTATGTTTAATGCACCAGTTAGTACAACTCATATAATAACTACAGCTATAATGGGAGTCGGTGCATCTAAGAGATTTTCGGCGGTAAG